The proteins below come from a single Triplophysa rosa linkage group LG12, Trosa_1v2, whole genome shotgun sequence genomic window:
- the LOC130562988 gene encoding extracellular calcium-sensing receptor-like, which yields MLFFLYTLLLFYHLKAEDTFCHMMGDPNYPLLSKDGDITIGAVLPVHTKETLPSFEFTQKPKPLSCSSLSVRDFRLAQIIIFAIEEINKNETLLPNVSIGYRIYDTCGSRLTSMSAIIALMNGQEFAADQRCSGQSPIHAIIGETESSTTVILSRTTGPFKIPVISQSAACECLSNRKAYPSFFRTVASDYHQSRALALLVKHLSWSWVGAVNSDNDYGNNGMARFLNVAQEEGICVEYTVKFYRTEAEKLQKVVNTMKEGTAKVIVAFVSFFEMGLLIEQLSIQNITGLQIIGVVGWSTAKNYITPNTFRVMKGSLGFAVRKHYIEGFSEYVIKSFWDTALPCSQRYGNSYQADLNCNRYQDVLVLRNYNEDVPEHRYLSNVYKAVYAVAYALHSLLKCKEHEVCAKALTIQPQQVVEALKKVNFTVKFGDSVWFDNTGSTVAQYEVVNWQQDSDGSIQFKAVGYYDASLSPDQRFVLNTENIIWAGGQLQKPRSVCSESCPPGTRKAVQKGRPVCCYDCIPCADGEISNETDSNNCMQCPGEFWSNAERNTCVLKTVEFLSFTEVMGIVLVFFSLFGVGITVLVTVLFYSKKDTPIVKANNSELSFLLLFSLTLCFLCSLTFIGRPTEWSCMLRHTAFGITFVLCISCVLGKTIVVLMAFKATLPGSNVMKWFGPIQQRLSVLAFTLIQVLICVLWLTISPPFPNNNMQHYKEKVILECSLGSSVGFWAVLGYIGLLAFLCFVLAFLARKLPDNFNEAKFITFSMLIFCAVWITFIPSYVSSPGKFTVAVEIFAILASSFSLLFCIFAPKCYIILFKPHENTKQHLMGKTQSKSY from the exons ATGCTTTTTTTTCTATACACACTCCTGCTTTTCTATCATCTTAAGGCAGAGGACACTTTTTGCCACATGATGGGAGACCCTAACTATCCGCTGCTGTCAAAGGATGGAGACATAACTATTGGAGCAGTTTTGCCAGTCCACACTAAAGAAACATTACCTTCttttgagtttacacaaaaaCCTAAACCTCTGTCATGCTCCAG ttTGAGTGTGAGAGATTTCAGACTGGCTCAAATAATAATTTTTGCAATTGAGGAGATTAACAAAAATGAAACGTTGCTCCCAAATGTTTCTATTGGCTATAGAATTTATGATACATGTGGATCACGACTGACTTCTATGAGTGCTATTATAGCATTGATGAATGGACAAGAGTTTGCAGCAGACCAACGATGCAGTGGACAGTCTCCTATACATGCTATCATTGGAGAAACAGAGTCTTCCACCACAGTGATTTTGTCCAGGACGACAGGACCTTTTAAAATTCCTGTG ATAAGCCAATCGGCTGCATGTGAATGTCTCAGTAATAGGAAAGCTTACCCCTCTTTCTTCAGGACTGTTGCAAGTGATTATCATCAGAGCAGAGCACTTGCACTTTTGGTCAAACACTTAAGCTGGTCTTGGGTTGGAGCTGTGAACAGTGACAATGACTATGGAAACAATGGAATGGCCAGATTTCTGAATGTCGCACAGGAAGAGGGGATTTGTGTAGAGTACACTGTGAAATTCTATCGAACAGAGGCTGAAAAACTCCAGAAAGTGGTAAACACAATGAAAGAAGGGACAGCTAAAGTGATTGTTgcatttgtatcattttttgaGATGGGATTACTTATCGAGCAACTAAGTATACAGAACATTACAGGCCTCCAAATAATCGGGGTTGTAGGATGGTCAACTGCAAAGAATTACATCACTCCAAACACTTTTCGTGTAATGAAAGGGTCACTGGGGTTTGCAGTGAGAAAACATTATATTGAAGGGTTTTCAGAATATGTTATTAAATCATTCTGGGACACAGCATTACCATGCTCACAAAGATATGGGAATTCTTATCAAGCTGATTTAAATTGCAACCGATACCAAGATGTGCTTGTGCTCAGAAATTACAATGAAGATGTGCCTGAACATAGATATTTAAGTAATGTCTACAAAGCAGTTTATGCTGTGGCTTATGCTCTACACAGTCTACTCAAGTGCAAAGAACATGAAGTTTGTGCAAAGGCCCTGACAATACAACCACAGcag GTGGTTGAGGCTCTTAAAAAAGTCAATTTCACTGTAAAGTTTGGAGATAGTGTGTGGTTTGACAACACTGGCTCCACAGTAGCCCAGTATGAAGTTGTGAACTGGCAGCAGGACTCTGATGGATCAATTCAGTTTAAAGCAGTGGGTTACTATGATGCCTCACTGTCCCCTGACCAGCGCTTTGTGCTTAACACTGAAAACATCATCTGGGCTGGAGGACAGCTGCAG AAGCCAAGGTCTGTGTGTAGTGAGAGTTGTCCTCCAGGCACTAGGAAGGCTGTACAGAAAGGAAGACCTGTCTGCTGTTATGACTGTATTCCATGTGCAGATGGAGAAATCAGTAATGAGACAG ATTCAAATAACTGCATGCAGTGTCCAGGGGAATTCTGGTCTAATGCTGAGAGAAATACATGTGTGTTAAAGACCGTCGAGTTTCTGTCATTCACAGAAGTTATGGGTATAGTGCTAGTCTTTTTCTCACTGTTTGGAGTAGGAATAACTGTTCTGGTCACAGTCCTGTTTTACAGTAAGAAGGACACCCCGATAGTAAAAGCCAACAACTCAGAGCTGAGCTTCCTGCTGCTCTTCTCATTGactctgtgttttctctgttcacTTACTTTCATTGGTCGCCCCACTGAGTGGTCCTGTATGTTACGTCACACAGCGTTTGGGATCACTTTTGTCCTCTGTATCTCTTGTGTTCTGGGGAAAACAATAGTTGTGTTAATGGCCTTCAAGGCCACACTTCCAGGAAGTAATGTCATGAAATGGTTTGGGCCTATACAACAGAGACTCAGTGTTCTTGCCTTTACACTTATACAGGTTCTTATCTGTGTGCTTTGGTTAACAATATCCCCACCTTTCCCTAACAATAATATGCAACACTACAAAGAAAAAGTCATTCTTGAGTGCAGTTTAGGTTCATCTGTAGGTTTCTGGGCTGTGTTGGGTTATATAGGCCTTTTGGCTTTCCTGTGCTTTGTTTTAGCTTTTCTGGCCCGAAAGCTGCCTGATAACTTCAATGAAGCTAAATTCATCACATTCAGTATGCTCATATTCTGTGCCGTGTGGATCACATTTATCCCATCTTATGTCAGTTCTCCTGGGAAATTTACTGTAGCTGTGGAGATATTTGCCATTTTAGCTTCAAGCTTTAGTTTATTATTCTGTATATTTGCCCCCAAATGTTACATCATCCTGTTTAAGCCTcatgaaaatacaaaacaacatttgatgGGAAAAACACAATCTAAGTCCTACTGA
- the LOC130563023 gene encoding extracellular calcium-sensing receptor-like yields MFFFLYTLQIFYHLHAKAENTLCRMMGDPKYPLLSKDGDILIGGIFPVHSKEKLPSFEFTQKPHALSCSGVTLRDFRMAQILTFAIEEINKSKTLLPNVSIGYKIFDSCGSRLSSMSAIMALMNNQEFAAEHKCNGQTPIHAIIGETESSVTVILSRTTGPFKIPVISHSSSCECLGNKKDYPFFFRTIASDYHQSRALAILVKHLGWTWVGAVNSDNDYGNNGMAIFLNAAQEEGICVEYSVKFHRTEPDKLQKVVNTMKKGTAKVIVAFSALVEMELLVEQLRVQNITGLQIIGVVGWITSKNLITPNTFHLMGGSLGFALRKIYIDGFSDYVNESFWETAFPCSQRDGYSSQNKLNCSKYQELLGLRNYNEDVPEHRHSSNVYKAVYAVAYALHSLLRCKEQEGCVKALTIQPQQLVEALKNINFTTKFGDRVWFDSTGSTVTQYEVGNWQQDSDGSFQFKAVGYYDASLPPNQRFALNTENIIWAGGQLQKPRSVCSESCPPGTRKAVQKGRPVCCYDCIPCADGEISNETDSNNCMQCPGEFWSNAEKNKCVLKTVEFLSFTEVMGIVLVFFSLFGVGITVLVTGLFYSKKDTPIVKANNSELSFLLLFSLTLCFLCSLTFIGRPTEWSCMLRHTAFGITFVLCISCVLGKTIVVLMAFKATLPGSNVMKWFGPVQQRLSVLAFTLIQVLICVLWLTISPPFPFENMNHYKEKIIFECNLGSTIGFSAVLGYIGLLALICFALAFLARTLPDNFNEAKFITFSMLIFCAVWITFIPSYVSSAGKFTVAVEIFAILSSSFGLLFCIFAPKCYIILFKPQQNTKQHLMAKTQKSY; encoded by the exons atgtttttttttctatacACACTCCAGATTTTTTATCACCTTCATGCAAAGGCAGAAAACACTCTTTGTCGAATGATGGGAGACCCTAAATACCCGCTGCTGTCAAAGGATGGAGACATACTTATTGGGGGAATTTTTCCAGTCCACAGTAAAGAAAAATTACCTTCATTTGAGTTCACACAAAAACCTCATGCTTTGTCATGTTCTGg tgtgacTCTGAGAGATTTTCGGATGGCTCAAATTTTGACTTTTGCAATTGAGGAGataaacaaaagtaaaactTTGCTCCCAAATGTTTCTATTGGCTATAAAATCTTTGACAGCTGTGGTTCAAGACTGTCTTCTATGAGTGCTATTATGGCATTGATGAATAATCAGGAGTTTGCAGCAGAGCATAAATGTAATGGACAGACTCCTATACATGCTATCATAGGAGAAACAGAGTCTTCTGTCACAGTGATTCTGTCCAGAACCACAGGACCTTTTAAAATCCCAGTG ataaGCCACTCATCCTCATGTGAATGTCTTGGTAATAAGAAAGATTACCCCTTTTTCTTCAGGACTATCGCTAGTGATTATCATCAGAGCAGAGCACTCGCAATATTGGTCAAGCACTTAGGATGGACTTGGGTTGGAGCTGTGAACAGTGACAATGACTATGGAAACAATGGAATGGCCATATTTCTGAATGCAGCCCAGGAGGAGGGCATTTGTGTAGAGTACTCTGTGAAATTCCACCGAACAGAGCCTGACAAACTCCAGAAAGTGGTGAACACAATGAAAAAAGGCACTGCGAAAGTGATTGTTGCATTTTCTGCATTAGTGGAAATGGAATTACTTGTTGAGCAGCTACGTGTGCAGAACATTACAGGGCTTCAAATTATTGGGGTGGTTGGATGGATAACGTCAAAGAATTTAATCACTCCAAACACATTTCATTTGATGGGAGGGTCATTAGGGTTTGCATTAAGAAAAATTTATATAGATGGGTTTTCAGATTATGTTAATGAATCATTTTGGGAAACAGCTTTTCCATGTTCACAAAGAGATGGGTATTCTtctcaaaataaattaaattgcaGCAAGTATCAGGAGCTGCTTGGACTGAGAAATTACAATGAAGATGTGCCTGAACATAGGCATTCAAGTAATGTCTACAAAGCCGTGTATGCTGTGGCTTATGCTCTACACAGTCTACTCAGGTGCAAAGAGCAAGAAGGATGTGTAAAGGCCCTGACAATACAACCACAACAG TTGGTTGAGGCtcttaaaaatatcaattttacCACAAAGTTTGGAGATCGTGTGTGGTTTGACAGCACTGGTTCCACAGTAACCCAATATGAAGTTGGAAACTGGCAGCAGGACTCTGATGGATCATTCCAGTTTAAAGCAGTGGGTTACTATGATGCCTCACTGCCCCCTAACCAGCGCTTTGCACTTAACACTGAAAACATCATCTGGGCTGGAGGACAGCTGCAG AAGCCAAGGTCTGTGTGCAGTGAGAGTTGTCCTCCAGGCACTAGGAAGGCTGTACAGAAAGGAAGACCTGTCTGCTGTTATGACTGTATTCCATGTGCAGATGGAGAAATCAGTAATGAGACAG ATTCAAATAACTGCATGCAGTGTCCAGGGGAATTCTGGTCTAATgctgagaaaaataaatgtgtgttaaagACTGTAGAGTTTCTGTCATTCACAGAAGTTATGGGTATAGTGCTAGTCTTTTTCTCACTGTTTGGAGTAGGAATAACGGTTTTGGTCACAGGCCTGTTTTACAGTAAGAAGGACACCCCCATAGTAAAAGCCAACAACTCAGAGCTGAGCTTCCTGCTGCTCTTCTCATTGactctgtgttttctctgttcacTTACTTTCATTGGTCGCCCCACTGAGTGGTCCTGTATGTTACGTCACACAGCGTTTGGGATCACTTTTGTCCTCTGTATCTCTTGTGTTCTGGGGAAAACAATAGTTGTGTTAATGGCCTTCAAGGCCACACTTCCAGGAAGTAATGTCATGAAATGGTTTGGGCCTGTACAACAGAGACTCAGTGTTCTTGCCTTTACACTTATACAGGTTCTTATATGTGTTCTTTGGCTAACAATATCTCCTCCTTTTCCCTTTGAAAATATGAATCATTATAAGgaaaaaattatttttgaatgCAATCTTGGTTCTACAATAGGTTTTTCTGCTGTACTGGGTTATATTGGTCTGCTGGCCCTAATATGCTTCGCTCTGGCTTTTCTGGCTCGGACGCTGCCTGATAACTTCAATGAGGCTAAATTCATCACATTCAGTATGCTCATATTCTGTGCTGTGTGGATCACATTTATTCCATCTTATGTCAGTTCCGCTGGAAAATTTACTGTAGCTGTGGAGATATTTGCTATTTTATCCTCAAGCTTTGGTTTATTATTCTGTATATTTGCACCTAAATGTTACATCATCCTGTTTAAGCCTcagcaaaatacaaaacaacatttgatggcaaaaacacaaaagtccTACTGA